The nucleotide window TCTGATGAGGGCTCGAGTAAATTGGGAAAGAGGCGCGTGATGAGAGGTTTGAGTGTCATGGCGCAGGCGACAAGGATGGATATGTGGATCTCGAGTGACGTCCAGTGATTCGACAAGGCGTTGACGTAGGTGTAATCTACGTGCGGGTTGCTTTTCAACCAAACGATGATGCTGAGGCGGATGACGGAGATGATGCAGATGCTAGGGGCGCGTTCATGTCAGTGACGTGGCAAGTGTTTTCCAAAGATTGAAACCTACAAAAAGCCAATCGCAAAGATAGCGGTGACGGCGATTTtttgtcgtcgaggaagttTCAGTGGCATGATCATCGGGATTGGGAGGAGAAAGATCAGAAAGTCTGTAAAGACGCCCAAACTAGAACAAGCTGTGAGTTTCCAAACAACGCGtcggggggaaggggtgagtGGTGAGGGTGTTCATACCTGGTGTTGACCCACCAAATTGACTCGGAATGACAGTAGCTGGCTTTGACTCTGGGATCCCACGCAGACTGGAGTGGAATGCAAAAGGTGAGCGTGGTGCCGAGTGCCCACAGATTATGCACACCGACGAAGATGAGCATCGCCCACGAACATTTCTTCGCCCAGTCATACGTGAAGATGGTCACGTATATCACGCATATCGAAATCTTGCTGAGTCCCAAGGAGACGCAGTAGAAGAACAGGGAAAAATACCATGTCTGGGCACTAGAATCAGTCTCTCTCATCTGTCGTAATAGGTCGGGAGAAGGTGGCGTACCTTGAGCATCTTGAGAAAGTTTTCTTTCGGCTCAACGTCATATACGTGTTTCCCCATTCCATAGCCAACTTCCACTGTCATCACGGCCGACATGCCTGCAGCTACGAGCTAGTAGACTGTGAGAGGACCGCTTTAAAGTAATAATCTCGCTGAGGGGACGTACAAGTGATGCAAGGACCAGCCAATCTGCGGCACCAATACTCCGGACAATCTTGATGCGAGTCCAGAATCTCAAGGCGACAAATATGGCGGCGAAGCTAAAAGCGACCCAGACCGAAGCCGCTATCCCAGGCCCTCTGGAATCATGCGGCCAATCTTCCTTGGGCCCGTACAGGGCAATGAGTGCAcgctcttcatcttctggaCTGGGGCCCATCGAGTCGTTATAACTGTCGTCGAAAGAATTGAGAAACGGACATGCCTATCAGCACAGGCAGCGCAGGACGGTGGTACTCAAACAAGGGCTGCTGGACATGGCTCTATCTTGTCACAGACCCAGCAGGCaagaagagtgagagagtCAAGGTGAGGCTAGCTACTTGGCTCTCCAGGAGCGTGGATTTCTATCGTCTTTAAAGATTGCCCCCGGTAACCTAAAGGCCAGGGTGAGGGTTCCGCAGCATCGCCTAGCAAATCCCCTCGGTCCCATCGCCCCATTCACTAGTATGTAACTTATGGACAGCAGGGGTTAGTGGCATTCAGGGGTAGCATCCAGGAGCTTTGCTTGGACCAATGGCTGGTAGGGTGCATGCTGTTTCTTGGGGAAAGCCATCTGGGGTAGTGGaacaacctcatcaatcAAGCGACCTCATAACGCAATGCGTACATGAAGCGATGAAACTGCCAGACCAGCTTTCGTCTCCCGAGCCTGGCGATGGGATAAACATGTCGGAGTCTAGTATCGCCCCGTTAGTGGTACGGGATAGAGGTCGACGACATCCACTTGGCAGCGCCACGGCACTGACGGGTTTCTATCTGAAGCGGTAAGCCCATCACCGGCGTGGACTTGCAAATCCACAGAGTACAGAACCGGTGAGTCGGAATGGGACGAATTGGTCAGGGGATCATCAGGTTTGCAATTCTGAAACCAAGGCTTGAATGCGGTGACAAAAATCTTGGGTCCCTCTTGGCTGCGTCGATCCAGTTATGCAGCAGTGATGCTTCGGGATTGGGGCGCCTGCAGCAGCCTCAAAATGCGCGGGATTGTCGGGAACTCTGTCTGGGCAAATGGGAAAAGATGCCATCTTCCTTGTGGAGGCAGATGGCTATTTCTGCGCGGCCCAAGAGATCTTTTTATTGCGCAGAGCGGGGGAGGATTTATTAGAAATAATCACGGTGTTGACCCAACCGAGTTACTGCGCCGAGCCAAAAAGCTTTCGTGTTCTCTAGGGCAGGGACGATCAcacctcctgcttcttgcgGCAGCCACAAAATTAGCCACCGTCCACCAGCCCCAACAAGAGGAAGCAGACAGAAGAAGCTATTCGCAATCTCGTCGAGCAAGGTCCGATGTTGTAGGTGCTCAGCACGTCAGTCTAACACACTCAAAATGTGAAACATTCACGGATCGCACGGCGATCTCCTCATTTTTTGCCTGGTGTAACCCTGATCTGATGATCCTTGGGATCGGCTGAGCTGCCTGCCTCGCTGCCAAGACCAGTTGCCTGCCGGCAAGTGTTGGCCCATGCATGCCCCACCAAAATTTCCAACACCGCGGGGCAGCTGTTTGATGCATTGAGCCTTTCAGATCACAAGCATCAAGTTCACTTTCATACTCTTGCCTCTTACCACCAAAACCAGCCCTTCAAGCAGCGCACGCCGTCTATTCTTGAATCATTTCAAATTGCAGTACAACCCACTCTACacttctcaacaaccaacacatCAATTCACCATGTCAGTCACACCCTtcgacgaagatgacgaccCCATCATGGCCGAGTACAACCTCTTCGTCAAGCCCCCCCTTCCCGAAAACCGCAAGCTCGTACTCCTCCAGTTCTTCAACAAGACCGCCaccgacccctccacccttCGCATCCCCCACATCATCGGAATGCGCCACAAGCCCGAGTCCGGTTTCTACGAGGTAGACCTCCCAATGGACATCAACACGGCCTACGATCGCAACAAAGGCGTAGAGATGGGCACCGCCCTCACCAAGTCTCTCGAGGCGAAAAAGGGCGGCACGCACGGTTTGGCGGGTGGATTCAGCTCCGTAGGTCCCGCCgcgacagcagcaagcagagGTCGGAGGATGGCccctggtgaggaggaaccGCCACGGATGAACTTCGAGGAGGCCGCGAGGAAGAACATGGTGCTCAAGACGCAGACGCTGAGCGGGCATCGCATTGCGAACGAAAACGTACCTCACAGTTATGTTGGTGTCTTCAAGGGCAGTAAGTTCACCTTCCTCACTCTTTACCCATTCCCACTGTCCTCTTGCTgaccgccccctccccctcagatAACATCCACCTAACCCCCTTCAGCGACACCGTCAACCTCCGCCCCTTCCAACCGCACCTTGATGCCGTCACCGAGCAAGAACGCCTCAACCGTCCCAACCCAAACGCACCCCAAGACGCCGCCCCCGGCGCCCGCGCCCCAGGCCGCGCAATCCAAATGTCTCTCAAGTCAGCCATGGACGGCGTGGCGACTGACACTATGGCTGACCGGACGCACAAGGTCCAGCTGGAAAAGTGGCAGCACTTGGATTACATGCCCGACGACACGAACGGTGCCTGGCAGGCCTACAGGGAGAACCTCTTGTTGGTTCCAGAACAGGATTTGGAAGGGGTCAACAAGGAGGGAACAAAGGAGGATGCAAAGGGCAAGACGAAGGAGGTGGCCGATGAGAGGGATAAGATCTGTGCCATGCCCGATCTTGTCGACAAGGTTGCGCATTTGAGGACAGAttgggatgaggagaagtATATCAAGATTATAACGGAAAAGTGGTAGTTTTTGGCATTTGGGCAAGGTGTCTTGGTGGTTGTCCTAAAGGTGGAGTTTAATGGCgtttgttgtgtttggggGCTACTTCATGTAAAGGGAAGGTTTTACTAGTATAAAGTATAATCGATACCCTCCCCGTCTTTCAATCGAACATAAGAGACTAAGGACTTGAGTTGGCACAACTCCTCATTGTATCTTGATGCATGTGCATACATACTGGGCTGTTGGAGAATGAATGGTGGAATATATCCAGCAGCCTGAAGCAGAATAACAGCCTTTGTCAACAAAAACGACAGCTTCAACTAGAAATTGCCAGATTAACATGAtacagaaacagaaacaagaCAGACTGTGCTATGGACCTTGTTTACAGACACGTCCCAAATACCGCACGCAAGAAATCAATAATTCACGTATGGCTATGCTCCTAATTTTAGACAAAAGATCACATAAACTTCCACACCAGCCTTTCCTGACTCTCCCTCCAGAAGTTCCCCGCCATTTTCCACCATCCGTTTTGTTGGGTATCATTGCCAGTTAGAGCAGCTTTCCATAAATACTATTGTGCAATGAAAAATAATGCGCTGCCAGTATAGAACCTGCCGTGCTTTGTGCGCTCCGCTTCATGATGCATCAAAACTTTTGTG belongs to Podospora bellae-mahoneyi strain CBS 112042 chromosome 6, whole genome shotgun sequence and includes:
- a CDS encoding hypothetical protein (EggNog:ENOG503PDRM), which gives rise to MGPSPEDEERALIALYGPKEDWPHDSRGPGIAASVWVAFSFAAIFVALRFWTRIKIVRSIGAADWLVLASLLVAAGMSAVMTVEVGYGMGKHVYDVEPKENFLKMLKTWYFSLFFYCVSLGLSKISICVIYVTIFTYDWAKKCSWAMLIFVGVHNLWALGTTLTFCIPLQSAWDPRVKASYCHSESIWWVNTSLGVFTDFLIFLLPIPMIMPLKLPRRQKIAVTAIFAIGFFICIISVIRLSIIVWLKSNPHVDYTYVNALSNHWTSLEIHISILVACAMTLKPLITRLFPNLLEPSSEESIGLPSGGGAGSNGGAQLTIGSKPLRNQPVPARPGAGGDWLEIVAEEGPTVRNNNNKNNNNINKENNVIEDVALRDIDVEAQSYQHHRPRQSNAASTKGERGYKELGSDTHLARGSIVEELPEFLRPGSRPYAKGDAASVSTQASLLGLEVTARSIG
- a CDS encoding hypothetical protein (EggNog:ENOG503NYD2; COG:K); protein product: MSVTPFDEDDDPIMAEYNLFVKPPLPENRKLVLLQFFNKTATDPSTLRIPHIIGMRHKPESGFYEVDLPMDINTAYDRNKGVEMGTALTKSLEAKKGGTHGLAGGFSSVGPAATAASRGRRMAPGEEEPPRMNFEEAARKNMVLKTQTLSGHRIANENVPHSYVGVFKGNNIHLTPFSDTVNLRPFQPHLDAVTEQERLNRPNPNAPQDAAPGARAPGRAIQMSLKSAMDGVATDTMADRTHKVQLEKWQHLDYMPDDTNGAWQAYRENLLLVPEQDLEGVNKEGTKEDAKGKTKEVADERDKICAMPDLVDKVAHLRTDWDEEKYIKIITEKW